The proteins below come from a single Conger conger chromosome 10, fConCon1.1, whole genome shotgun sequence genomic window:
- the LOC133138941 gene encoding alpha-1,3-galactosyltransferase 2-like → MNFISKVGTMRRLHRLGLVLFGLLLLFIVFVRFFESHLRKCQFPPAAKPEPGDHVDNSLDLCSRTDVTTSTDWGAPILWDGMFDPDTYDKYHQKMGTSVALTVFAVGRYLEVYLMDLLSSAELHFMEGLPVTYYVFTDAPENVPGLQLKTGRALEIIKIKRHERWEDISMMRMKTLADAVQTRIRHGHRYVFCLDVDMVFAGRFGSEALGESVALQHSSFYNTPKVRYTYDRNPNSTACMETGDLYYHAAVFGGTWESVVNLTESCHRGIMTDKRKGVQALWHDESHLNKYFWLNKPSRVLSPEYGWNPLNGPSREIHVKRLLWAEKHYSRLRT, encoded by the exons ATGAACTTCATCTCGAAGGTCGGTACAATGAG aCGGCTTCATCGTTTGGGACTCGTATTGTTTGGTCTTCTGTTACTGTTCATCGTGTTTGTGAG GTTTTTTGAAAGCCATCTGAGGAAATGTCAGTTTCCCCCTGCTGCAAAGCCAGAACCTGGAGACCACGTAGACAACTCCCTGGATCtctg CTCCCGAACCGATGTGACGACATCGACGGACTGGGGAGCTCCCATTTTGTGGGACGGGATGTTTGATCCTGACACCTACGACAAGTATCACCAAAAAATGGGCACCTCTGTGGCACTGACTGTGTTCGCCGTCGGGAG ATATCTGGAAGTGTACCTGATGGATCTGCTGTCCTCAGCGGAACTCCACTTTATGGAGGGTTTACCGGTGACGTACTACGTGTTCACCGACGCCCCAGAGAACGTGCCGGGGCTCCAGCTGAAGACTGGCCGGGCCCTGGAGATCATCAAGATCAAGAGGCACGAGCGCTGGGAGGACATCTCCATGATGCGCATGAAGACCCTCGCAGACGCCGTCCAGACACGCATCCGTCACGGCCACCGGTACGTCTTCTGCCTGGACGTGGACATGGTCTTCGCCGGTCGCTTCGGCTCGGAGGCACTCGGGGAGTCGGTTGCCCTGCAGCACTCCTCCTTCTACAACACCCCCAAGGTAAGGTACACCTACGACCGCAACCCCAACTCCACGGCCTGCATGGAGACTGGGGACCTGTACTACCACGCGGCCGTGTTCGGGGGCACGTGGGAGTCCGTGGTGAACCTGACCGAGAGCTGTCACCGGGGCATAATGACGGACAAGAGGAAGGGGGTGCAGGCTCTGTGGCATGACGAGAGCCACCTCAACAAGTACTTCTGGCTCAACAAGCCCAGCAGAGTGCTCTCGCCAGAGTATGGCTGGAACCCCCTCAACGGGCCCAGCCGAGAGATACACGTCAAGAGGCTGCTCTGGGCTGAGAAACACTACAGCAGACTCAGGACCTAG
- the LOC133139569 gene encoding alpha-1,3-galactosyltransferase 2-like, with protein sequence MSVVMFRFSESPLRKYQLPSAAKPEPRDHVDTSLDLSSRTDVTTSTDWGAPILWDGMFDPDTYDKYHQKMGTSVALTVFAVGKYLEVYLMDLLSSAELHFMEGLPVTYYVFTDAPENVQGLQLKTGRALAIIKIKRHKRWEDISMMRMKTLADAVQTRIRHGHRYVFCLDVDMVFAGRFGSEALGESVALQHSSFYNTPKVRYTYDRNPKSTACMETGDLYYHAAVFGGTWESVANLTESCHRGIMTDKRNGVQALWHDESHLNKYFWLNKPSRVLSPEYGWNPLNGPSREIHVKRLLWAEKQYSRLRT encoded by the exons ATGTCTGTTGTAATGTTCAGGTTTTCTGAAAGCCCTCTGAGGAAATATCAGCTTCCTTCTGCTGCAAAGCCAGAACCCAGAGACCATGTAGACACCTCCCTGGATCTCAG CTCCCGAACCGATGTGACGACATCGACGGACTGGGGAGCTCCCATTTTGTGGGACGGGATGTTTGATCCTGACACCTACGACAAGTATCACCAAAAAATGGGCACCTCTGTGGCACTGACTGTGTTCGCCGTCGGGAA ATATCTGGAAGTGTACCTGATGGATCTGCTGTCCTCAGCGGAACTCCACTTCATGGAGGGTTTACCGGTGACGTACTACGTGTTCACCGACGCCCCAGAGAACGTGCAGGGGCTCCAGCTGAAGACTGGCCGGGCCCTGGCGATCATCAAGATCAAGAGGCACAAGCGCTGGGAGGACATCTCCATGATGCGCATGAAGACCCTCGCGGACGCCGTCCAGACACGCATCCGTCACGGCCACCGGTACGTCTTCTGCCTGGACGTGGACATGGTCTTCGCCGGTCGCTTCGGCTCGGAGGCACTCGGGGAGTCGGTTGCCCTGCAGCACTCCTCCTTCTACAACACCCCCAAGGTAAGGTACACCTACGACCGCAACCCCAAGTCCACGGCCTGCATGGAGACTGGGGACCTGTACTACCACGCGGCCGTGTTCGGGGGCACGTGGGAGTCCGTGGCGAACCTGACCGAGAGCTGTCACCGGGGCATAATGACGGACAAGAGGAACGGGGTGCAGGCTCTGTGGCACGACGAGAGCCACCTCAACAAGTACTTCTGGCTCAACAAGCCCAGCAGAGTGCTCTCGCCAGAGTACGGCTGGAACCCCCTCAACGGGCCCAGCCGAGAGATACACGTCAAGCGGCTGCTCTGGGCTGAGAAACAGTACAGCAGACTCAGGACCTAG